In Flavobacterium enshiense, the genomic stretch ATACAGTTTATAGTTTTTCTGTATTTCCTTTATTTCCATTATGCTCAAAAAAGAATTGTATTGCTTTTTGTCAAATATGCGCTGTTTTTTACATTAGCCGTCGGTATTGTATCTGGAGTCAAGTTTTATGATGCTATTAAAGAGAAAGTAGAATCCTTAAATTTTCTCGGAAATTTAAAAAGCAATCCTTCAAATAAATCCAGATTGGGTATCCAATATACATCATTGCTGATTTTTGCTGAAAACCCAGTTTCAGGTGTTGGTCTGGGGCAGCAAGCTTATGTGGCCCGAGGGCGTTATCCTGGATGGGCAACCAAAAATAACTATGAATTTTATATTTTTTATAAAAACAAAAAAGAAAAATCATTTCCCCCGGGATATAATATATATACGAGAATTCTTGCCGAGTTAGGTATAATCGGTTTCGGGATATTTCTATTTTTGCAATATCGAATGCTTTCAAAAGCAAAAAAGCTAATTAAAAATGAAGATAATAATCGCAAAATTTTGGGATTAGCAACATACATATCACTAGTAGGTTTGTTTATCAATTGGATGCAAATAGATTCTTTCAGGATATATGGTGTTTGGATTTCACTGGCGATTTTAATTATAAGTTCAAGGAATAATAATGAACAACACAATAGTCTTAATACCACATTACAATAATTTTACTGGCCTTTTAAAAACCATAAAATCTATTAACGCCGATGAAAAAATTGATGTTTTAATTGTAGATGACGGAAGCAATACCGATACAATAAATGCAGATGTTTTAAAAAAAAGCGTTTCATTCAATGGGCAGTTACATATAGAATACCTCCCTATAAATTCCGGAATTGAAGAGGCATTGAACAAAGGGCTTATGTTTGTTAAACAACAAAGTAGATATCAGTTCATTGCCCGAATTGATTGTGGTGATGTTGTTGTTGGTAAACGATTTCAAAAACAGGAATGTTTTTTAACGGAAAATCCCGATGTAGCCCTGCTTGGTTGTAATGCCATTGCAGTCGACATAAATGATAATGAACTCTACCGTACTGTTTTCCCGGAAGAACACGAAGTCATAAAGCACAAAATGTATTTAAATGCTATGTTTCTTCATCCCTGCGTAATGTTCAGGTCAATGGTTTTGAAAACAATTGGAGTGTACCCGACAGAATTTGAAGCAGCGGAAGATTATGCCTATTTTTTTAGCATAATGGAAAAATACAAAACACATAATCTGCAGGATTTTCTTGTAAAGTATGAGATTAATCCTAATGGCATTTCTTTGTCTAAACGCAAAAAACAAGTGAAAAGCAGAATACAGATTATCCGAAAACATTTTTACTTTGGTTTTTGGCCTTGTTATGGATTGGTTAGAAATTACTTGTTGCTGTATATCCCTAATATCCTTATTCAGACTTTAAAAAAATGGAAAAGTTAAAAAACCTCAATATTGTTGATTGTCTCGCGATAGCAGCCATTTTTTTGATTCCTTATTCAAAGGCTCTTCCCAACATTCTTTTCGCGATATCGTTAGCGGTTTTAATAATTCAAAGAGTAGTTTATAAAAAGGAACTGGTTTACAAAACTCTTATTCCTTATATGCTTTTTGTAGCTGTAATTGTACTATTGGCAGTTTTCAAAGGAAGTTTGGCGGCAGATGTCACAACAATTTCGAGAATTTCAATTGTTATCCTGGCAGGGTTGGTCTTTTTGAATAGCAATTCCACTAAGTTAATTAAGTCATATATTTTTACGATTAATCTTGCTATTTTGGTTTCTTTTGTCAAGATTCTCCTTTTGCTAAAAGAAGGAAACCTGGATTTAGCCAACGGCGAGGATATTTATGAGGTATTACCTTTCGACAGGCCTTATTTAGGTTTTTTTATTTTGTTGGCCAGTCTTTTTACCTTTCATAAAATAAAGAACCGACAAATGCTTAAACCTTTAGGTGTTGCATTGATTGTTTTAAATGTGTTTTTTGTCGTTTATATAGCAGCGCGGTTGGCGTTGATTTCTTATGTCTTAATTGGGGGGCTATATGTTTTGAAATATTCTAAAATATCTTTT encodes the following:
- a CDS encoding glycosyltransferase, producing MNNTIVLIPHYNNFTGLLKTIKSINADEKIDVLIVDDGSNTDTINADVLKKSVSFNGQLHIEYLPINSGIEEALNKGLMFVKQQSRYQFIARIDCGDVVVGKRFQKQECFLTENPDVALLGCNAIAVDINDNELYRTVFPEEHEVIKHKMYLNAMFLHPCVMFRSMVLKTIGVYPTEFEAAEDYAYFFSIMEKYKTHNLQDFLVKYEINPNGISLSKRKKQVKSRIQIIRKHFYFGFWPCYGLVRNYLLLYIPNILIQTLKKWKS